AGCGACCGCTACAGCTTCAAAGCGGGTTTCGACGGTTTCAAAACCGACGGTTTCCCGCCCAAAACCACTTCCACATTCGATGCGCAAGATACCGAACGCACCTACCTCGCCGCTTTGACGCTGCGGCCGACCGATTCGACGGAGATTTCAGGCAACTACCGGCAGGTGGTATCGGATTTCGACTATGACGGTGGGTTCAATAACACTTCGGTCAAAAAACACGGAAGTGCCGATCTGAAATTCTACAACCTCAAAATCGACCAGAAAGTGGGGGATGTGACGGTCACCGGGTATGGATGGGGTAGCCGTTTCGAGAGGATCTACGACGGCAATGCCTACAAAGGCAACGAGTACGAAGCCGGTCTCAAAGGGCACTTTTCGCTTGCCCGGGGAGATTACACCCTGGGAGTGAGCCATCGGCGGTCGAAAATGGACAAATCGTATGGGGCCGATTTCGACGGGGATGTGAGAGACAATGCCCTGTACGGTGCATTTTCACAACCGATGCTGAATGGCAGATTGGTAGCCAATGCCGCTTTGCGCTATGACGACTATGACGCTTATAACGACAAAACGACGGGAAAAGTCGGTCTCAAATACAGTATTTCAAACGAGGCGGGATTCGCCGCCAACGTCGGTACCGGATACCGGGTACCCTCTTTGTATGAACGTTACGGAGATGGCGCCTATACATTGCCAAACGATAACCTCAAACCGGAATCGACCACGGCCTACGATGCGAGACTTTTCGGTTATGGAGCCACAATCGGCTATTTCTACAATGAAATTACCGATTTGATCGATTATGTTCCCGGTGCCAATTATGGACCGGGACGGTATGAAAACCGGGAGGGCAAATCGAAAATCCAGGGTGTCGAACTCGCCTACGAGAGAGCGGTGGATGCCATCGATTCGGTTTTGAAACTCTCCTATACCTATGTCGATGCGAAAGACCGCAACGATGCGCGGCTTTTGCGGCGTCCCAGACACCGTGTCGGCGCTTCCTGGAGCTTTTTTGCGACGGACAAACTCGATGTGACGATCGGTATGCAATATGCGGCGGACTATCTGGACGTCCATTACGAAGGGTTTATACCCAAAACGGTACAGATGGGAGAATATATCGTCTGGAATGCGGTCATCAATTACGGCTTGCCGGAATATGGCGGTTTCTACCTGAAACTCGACAATATTTTCGATGAAGATTACCAGGTGATCGATGGTTACAGGACAGAAGGACAGAGCCTTTATGCCGGTTGGAGATTCGTCTACTAAGGCTGTGTAGGATGCAAGTGCGGGGATTCGGGAAAAACTACTTTACGTTGGCGGCGATTCAGGCGTACAGTGCGGCGGCCATGCTGCATGCACGTCATATCGCCGTTGCGGCGTATCGTCCCGAATACCCCAAAAGCGTGGGCGAAGCGGAGGAGGATCCACCCCCTTTGGAGGCGATGCTTCAAGCACTTGTATCCTGTTTCGTCGCCCGGCCTCAATCAAGCGGCGCCAAACCCTGCCACTGCAACTGCTACTTCAAACGGCTCGCCTATCTGCTGCTCTATATCAGCGAGCACTTCCGACGCTTTACCTGCCGCTGCCGCTACACCAAAACCGGATTGGCACCCCCCTTTTTCAACGAACAGTGAAAAAACTAAAAACCAAAAATTTTTGGTGGTCGCTTTGCGACTTTACAAATTGCAAAAATGAGAAAGGGTTTGCTATGTCCGAAACATTGGGAACATGGGTGATGGGGTTCGCCCGTATCGGTGAAAAGAGAGAGTTGAAAAAGGCGCTGGAAGCCTACTGGAGAGGCCAGAGCGGTTTCGAAGCCGTTTTGGAGACGGCGGATATGCTGAAAAAGCGCCACTGGACGTATCAAAAAGAGGCAGGTATTGATGCCGTCAGCGTCAACGATTTTTCGCTTTATGACCAGACGCTGGATATGGTGGAGATGTTGGGTCTGACACCCGATCGATTCAAGGATATCGACGATCCTACGCAGCGCTATTTCGCCATGGCGAGGGGCGATGCGGATCATACGGCGATGGAGATGACCAAATGGTTCAACACCAACTACCACTACATCGTTCCTGAACTCAAAGCCGGCATGGCATGGTCGGTCAATGTGCAAAAGATCGTCGACGAGTACGAAGCGGCCAAAGCCCAGGGGATTACGCCGAAGATCAATCTGATCGGCCCGCTGACATTTTTAGGTAACGCCAAGCGGATCGATACGCCGGATGGGGATGCTCTCTCGCTCTTTGGAGAGATCCTCCCTGCCTACGAAGCACTGGTGAAAGCGCTTGCCGGGCTGGATAGTCGGGTGACGCTCCAGGTGGAAGAGCCGATACTGGTGACCGACAAAGCGTCGCAGGTATCGCTGCTTTGCAAAGAGGCCTATACGCGCCTGGCCGGGGTTGCGGAAAATGTCGATCTTTACGTTGTGACCTACTTCGATCACGCCAAAGAGGCGGTGGCACAGTTGGTACAAACGCCTATCAAAGGTATAGGCCTCGATTTCGTCCACGGTGAAGAGAATGTCGGGGTCGTCGAAGCGATCGCCGAAAGTGGCAAAACGCTGATCGCCGGGGTTGTCGACGGACGCAATATCTGGGTCAGCGATATCGAAGAGAAGGTCCGGTTTTTGGAAAGGCTTGCCGAAAAGATGGAGAAAGAGAAGATCGTCGTATCGACCTCCTGCTCTTTGCTGCATGTGCCATACACGCTCAAGTACGAAGAAAAGATGGACGACGACATCAAATCGTGGCTCGCATTCGGTGTGGAGAAACTGGACGAAGTGGCGCTCATTCATAAAATTTTCCATCGGGGGGCCAACTATCTGAATGCCAAGGAGGCGATGGCTTATGCCAAAAACCGTGAAGCCAACGCACAGAGGCGGACTTCACCGCGAATTCATGATGAAGCGGTGCAAAGCAGGATGGCGGATATCAAAGCGCTCAAAAAACAGCGCATTCCTTTTTCCGAGCGGATTGGACGCCAGCATGCGTGTTTTGGCTATCCGCCCCTTTGCACCACCACGATCGGCAGTTTCCCCCAGACGCCGGAGGTGCGTGCCGTACGGAGAGATTTCAAAAAAGGGGCGATCGGCGAAGCCGAATATGTGGAAAAGATGAAGGGGTTCATCCGCGATTGCGTCGCCTTCCAGGAGGAGATCGGGCTTGAGGTGCTGGTGCACGGCGAGTTCGAGCGCAACGATATGGTCGAATATTTCGGTGAGCAGCTCAAAGGGGTGGCTTTCAGCGAAAACGGCTGGGTGCAGAGTTACGGCAGCCGCTGCGTCAAACCGCCCATTATCTACGGTGACGTGAGCCGGCCAGAGCCGATGACGGTTTTTTGGAGCACCTACGCCCAGAGCCTGACCGAAAAACCGATGAAAGGGATGCTCACCGGCCCCGTGACGATTCTCAACTGGTCCTTCGTACGCGACGACCAGCCCCGCAGTGAAACTTGCTACCAGATCGCTTTTGCGATCCGTGACGAAGTGGACGACCTGCAAAAAGCGGGGATCGGCATGATCCAGGTGGATGAAGCGGCCTTCAAAGAGGGGTACCCTCTAAGAGTCTCCAAACGCCCGGCTTATGAGCGGTTCGCATTGGAAAGTTTCTGGATCGCCACCAACGTGGCCGAGCCAGAGACGCAGATTCATACCCACATGTGTTACAGCGATTTCAACGACATCATCGAAACGATCGAAGCGATGGATGCCGACGTCATCTCCATCGAAACAGCGCGAAGCGGCAACGTGCTTCTCAAAGTCTTCAAATCCTACGGGTACGAAAAAGAGATCGGGCCGGGGGTCTACGACATCCATTCGCCACGCATTCCGAGCGTCGAAGAGATCGAAAAGCAGATCGAAGCCCTGTTGGAGGTACTGCCCGCCAGACAACTCTGGATCAATCCCGACTGCGGCCTGAAAACCCGCCGCTGGGAAGAGGTGAAACCGAGCCTACAACATATGGTGGAGGCGACGATAAGAGTGAGAGAAAGACTTTGACATTTTGATGGGGACGGAGTCTCCATCGGTATCAATCAACGGTGTTTACTGCATCGCCTTCAACGCTTCGTCGAACGCATTGACTTTTTTCATCGCTTCGAGGGAGAGTTTGTTGATCGCGTCCGGTGAAAGGTTGTATTTCATGACGATCTGATTCAACTTTTGGACATCGTTGTTTTCGATAACCCTCACCATGTTCAGAAGCCTACCATAGAGTCCGTCGGCTTCGAAGAGAGCGTTTTCTATCTCATCGGAGACATGCAGATGGTGGAGGATTTCTCTGGGGGGACGGTGGAAAATGAGATGGATAAGCGAGAGCATACCCACAAGATAGGCGGTCTCCTGCATCGATTTGCTGGCATCGGGTTTTATCAGTTTCAGCAGCCCTACCATCAGTTCTGTACGGTTGATGACCATCAGAACCAGCGGATGGTTACCATTGTCGCGCTGTGTCTCTTTTGCAAAAAGCATGACGAGCAGCCATTGGGAGAGCTGGTTGCGCCCCAGCAGCGTAATGAGATGGCGTATCGACGTGACAGTCTGCCGAAGGGAGAAAAAGGGGGAATTGATGAAACGGAGCAGCTGGAGCGTGATTGTGTGTTCTCTTTCGAAAGCTTCCACGAGTTCGTCGGTCGATGCATCGTTGCGTATCAGGTTCCACAGCAGCAAAATCGCGCCGGTTTCTGCGTGGATAGGATACTCTTCGAGCACTTCCGGCTGTTTGAAAAAGTAGCCCTGAAAATAGTCACACCCCATATCGAGCATGTTCTGGTGGGCCTCTCTCGTCTCGATTTTGG
This genomic interval from Hydrogenimonas urashimensis contains the following:
- a CDS encoding TonB-dependent receptor plug domain-containing protein; amino-acid sequence: MKLAKGFKGRYFSLAAIAATVSCVNLQATENRIESQEQHIAQYTEVEPDEETEVLEDIVVESALPSSSRLKNITSDVSVITSEELQQNHYRSVVDALRDQTSLFVIQNGGPGQTSGFTLHGMGAEHVLVLIDGIRVNDPTSTKGQAQLEHLRLSDVEQIEILKGAQSGVWGADAAGGVINIVTKKAKKGLHFSGHLAGGSYMTHEGSLVASYGSDRYSFKAGFDGFKTDGFPPKTTSTFDAQDTERTYLAALTLRPTDSTEISGNYRQVVSDFDYDGGFNNTSVKKHGSADLKFYNLKIDQKVGDVTVTGYGWGSRFERIYDGNAYKGNEYEAGLKGHFSLARGDYTLGVSHRRSKMDKSYGADFDGDVRDNALYGAFSQPMLNGRLVANAALRYDDYDAYNDKTTGKVGLKYSISNEAGFAANVGTGYRVPSLYERYGDGAYTLPNDNLKPESTTAYDARLFGYGATIGYFYNEITDLIDYVPGANYGPGRYENREGKSKIQGVELAYERAVDAIDSVLKLSYTYVDAKDRNDARLLRRPRHRVGASWSFFATDKLDVTIGMQYAADYLDVHYEGFIPKTVQMGEYIVWNAVINYGLPEYGGFYLKLDNIFDEDYQVIDGYRTEGQSLYAGWRFVY
- the metE gene encoding 5-methyltetrahydropteroyltriglutamate--homocysteine S-methyltransferase; the encoded protein is MSETLGTWVMGFARIGEKRELKKALEAYWRGQSGFEAVLETADMLKKRHWTYQKEAGIDAVSVNDFSLYDQTLDMVEMLGLTPDRFKDIDDPTQRYFAMARGDADHTAMEMTKWFNTNYHYIVPELKAGMAWSVNVQKIVDEYEAAKAQGITPKINLIGPLTFLGNAKRIDTPDGDALSLFGEILPAYEALVKALAGLDSRVTLQVEEPILVTDKASQVSLLCKEAYTRLAGVAENVDLYVVTYFDHAKEAVAQLVQTPIKGIGLDFVHGEENVGVVEAIAESGKTLIAGVVDGRNIWVSDIEEKVRFLERLAEKMEKEKIVVSTSCSLLHVPYTLKYEEKMDDDIKSWLAFGVEKLDEVALIHKIFHRGANYLNAKEAMAYAKNREANAQRRTSPRIHDEAVQSRMADIKALKKQRIPFSERIGRQHACFGYPPLCTTTIGSFPQTPEVRAVRRDFKKGAIGEAEYVEKMKGFIRDCVAFQEEIGLEVLVHGEFERNDMVEYFGEQLKGVAFSENGWVQSYGSRCVKPPIIYGDVSRPEPMTVFWSTYAQSLTEKPMKGMLTGPVTILNWSFVRDDQPRSETCYQIAFAIRDEVDDLQKAGIGMIQVDEAAFKEGYPLRVSKRPAYERFALESFWIATNVAEPETQIHTHMCYSDFNDIIETIEAMDADVISIETARSGNVLLKVFKSYGYEKEIGPGVYDIHSPRIPSVEEIEKQIEALLEVLPARQLWINPDCGLKTRRWEEVKPSLQHMVEATIRVRERL
- a CDS encoding EAL and HDOD domain-containing protein, with amino-acid sequence MDAFYIARQPIVDRNNRLFGYEILFRGHKPDEDVDKGTVMTATAVNNLINVIGVDNVIGLHYGIIKITPLFLKRKLLEALPKERLIFALFEEDMHDPELIRLLEHYKAEGYTFAINDLHDPKTIGLPHILDLISYIKIDHEALDEATIKKIIETAKAHGIKTICSKIETREAHQNMLDMGCDYFQGYFFKQPEVLEEYPIHAETGAILLLWNLIRNDASTDELVEAFEREHTITLQLLRFINSPFFSLRQTVTSIRHLITLLGRNQLSQWLLVMLFAKETQRDNGNHPLVLMVINRTELMVGLLKLIKPDASKSMQETAYLVGMLSLIHLIFHRPPREILHHLHVSDEIENALFEADGLYGRLLNMVRVIENNDVQKLNQIVMKYNLSPDAINKLSLEAMKKVNAFDEALKAMQ